In Deinococcus ficus, a single window of DNA contains:
- a CDS encoding vWA domain-containing protein has translation MITLPRVRASQAWHEQPAVRRWVTDLFRFTSRRRTYDVLLERSDDLAWVNQVRKVLYINTDIPEVSGPLRFDPGTPFARQMAWLKAVICHEAGHVRHSDLGPQQATVHAIWNSMEDERMERLMAEQYPELTSLFTYLGDVVSAMGRDRWNFSAHEGVLIWRFEHDRSTPLWQPSAEQAALWDQVRPLVEAAWTAPSSGVVSDLAWDVARLLELPVGERPAPPADNQAAPQEQAGPAGDDAGEPGDTGEPDQDGDGEAAPASGTPGQGEADAEGDGTPGAGPAGEDEGSQRAEGSGQSETEAPGEDDAGAGEGDAVDQTGTPRPPSVPDDGQTHTPQSWDRAVSASGAGEDSPEDPEPTESASTNGGQGAGQGDGTLPAMPLPVPGPVDLTVDGVEGYARKLAPLLRPKEAPGRTTPHRSRGKYSYRRDLRGREKVFEKRTVHDKPKKIFLDLLLDVSGSMHGPGIQAGRDTAMMIVRAASLCGARIRITVFNDAYREVINRPMDYMDALRLVRGITTSGGTHLSPALAHVLSTAQPAADEVHVTAVVCDGELDAGDSAAAQTLVTAAKQRGVRFIPILLGPVATNQRALHTWGKAFGHTQACPDVGSVARMLSATLITAHARMG, from the coding sequence ATGATCACCCTGCCCCGCGTCCGGGCTTCGCAGGCCTGGCATGAACAGCCGGCCGTGCGCCGCTGGGTCACTGACCTGTTCCGCTTCACCAGCCGCCGCCGCACGTACGACGTGCTGCTGGAACGCAGCGACGACCTCGCCTGGGTCAACCAGGTGCGCAAGGTCCTGTACATCAACACGGACATTCCCGAAGTGAGCGGGCCGCTGCGCTTCGACCCGGGGACGCCCTTCGCGCGGCAGATGGCCTGGCTCAAGGCCGTCATCTGTCACGAGGCCGGGCACGTCCGGCACTCGGACCTGGGACCGCAGCAGGCGACCGTTCACGCCATCTGGAACTCGATGGAAGACGAGCGCATGGAGCGCCTCATGGCCGAGCAGTACCCGGAACTCACGTCCCTGTTCACCTACCTCGGGGACGTCGTTTCTGCCATGGGCCGTGACCGCTGGAACTTCAGTGCCCACGAGGGCGTGCTCATCTGGCGCTTCGAGCATGACCGCAGCACACCGCTGTGGCAGCCGAGCGCGGAGCAGGCCGCCTTGTGGGACCAGGTGAGGCCCCTGGTGGAAGCGGCCTGGACCGCCCCCAGCAGCGGCGTGGTGTCGGACCTCGCGTGGGACGTCGCGCGCCTGCTGGAGCTGCCGGTCGGGGAGCGCCCCGCGCCGCCTGCGGACAACCAGGCCGCCCCGCAGGAGCAGGCTGGCCCTGCTGGTGACGATGCAGGTGAGCCGGGCGACACCGGCGAACCGGACCAGGATGGGGATGGCGAGGCTGCCCCAGCCTCCGGGACGCCAGGGCAGGGCGAGGCGGACGCGGAAGGTGACGGCACGCCAGGCGCCGGACCGGCCGGTGAGGACGAAGGCTCCCAGCGCGCGGAAGGGTCCGGCCAGAGCGAGACGGAGGCCCCTGGCGAGGACGACGCCGGGGCAGGGGAGGGGGACGCGGTGGACCAGACCGGCACGCCACGGCCCCCCAGCGTTCCCGATGACGGGCAGACCCACACCCCCCAGTCCTGGGACCGGGCCGTGTCGGCCAGTGGCGCAGGCGAGGACAGCCCCGAAGACCCTGAGCCGACCGAGTCGGCCAGCACGAATGGGGGTCAGGGCGCGGGGCAGGGGGACGGCACGCTGCCGGCGATGCCGCTGCCCGTGCCGGGACCAGTGGACCTCACGGTGGACGGCGTGGAAGGGTACGCCCGGAAGCTCGCGCCGCTGCTGCGTCCCAAAGAAGCGCCTGGCCGGACCACGCCGCACCGCAGCCGGGGCAAGTACAGCTACCGCCGTGACCTGCGCGGCCGGGAGAAGGTGTTCGAGAAGCGCACCGTTCACGACAAGCCGAAGAAGATCTTCCTCGACCTGCTGCTGGACGTCTCCGGCAGCATGCATGGACCGGGCATTCAGGCCGGACGCGACACCGCGATGATGATCGTCCGGGCCGCGAGTCTGTGCGGCGCCCGCATCCGCATCACGGTCTTCAACGACGCCTACCGCGAAGTCATCAACCGCCCTATGGACTACATGGACGCGCTGAGACTGGTGCGCGGCATCACCACGTCGGGCGGCACGCACCTGAGCCCGGCCCTGGCGCACGTCCTGTCCACCGCGCAGCCGGCCGCGGACGAGGTGCACGTCACGGCCGTGGTGTGCGACGGGGAACTCGACGCCGGTGACAGCGCCGCGGCGCAGACGCTGGTCACGGCCGCCAAGCAGCGCGGCGTGCGGTTCATCCCGATTCTTCTCGGCCCGGTCGCCACCAACCAGCGGGCGCTGCACACCTGGGGCAAGGCGTTCGGGCACACGCAGGCCTGCCCCGACGTCGGCAGTGTCGCGCGGATGCTCAGCGCCACCCTGATCACTGCCCACGCCCGGATGGGGTAG
- a CDS encoding ArdC family protein, whose protein sequence is MSKFRTQIAAITEALAQDLASGRSERLIAVLRGTMRWRKYSLNNRLLIVMAAPQATLILPRTQWEELGRTIRPGAAGIEIYAPRTGRKRAEEEGTPAEDRTPLFFVPVKVYDIAETEGDALPTPGMTRGGDEALIEEVQHAAPFDVQWSPDVASATLSAGVLRIPSGTATAGGDVQQMLYGWAQHALAEGHPNAQTDPDVRRTEALLGAMMVCAVLNIDALEVTSDRLVAHWGGKPKKLGNAMKRAQESAEAILKVLRPDLVSSELPASPEAAQPGPSCSPSTVPPRHPTPLPLPPAAAFHTTPAGSHSWPRP, encoded by the coding sequence ATGTCGAAATTCAGAACCCAGATCGCCGCCATCACCGAGGCGCTCGCCCAGGACCTCGCCAGCGGCCGTTCCGAGCGCCTGATCGCCGTGCTGCGAGGCACCATGCGCTGGCGGAAGTACTCGCTGAACAACCGCCTGCTGATCGTGATGGCCGCGCCGCAGGCCACGCTGATCCTGCCCAGAACCCAGTGGGAGGAGCTGGGCCGGACCATCAGGCCGGGCGCCGCAGGGATCGAGATCTACGCCCCCCGCACCGGCAGGAAGCGTGCGGAGGAGGAGGGCACACCGGCTGAGGACCGCACCCCGCTCTTCTTCGTGCCGGTCAAGGTGTACGACATTGCCGAGACCGAAGGCGACGCGCTGCCGACGCCCGGCATGACGCGGGGCGGGGACGAGGCGCTGATCGAGGAGGTGCAGCATGCGGCCCCGTTCGACGTTCAGTGGAGCCCCGACGTCGCCAGTGCCACGCTCAGTGCCGGCGTCCTGCGGATTCCCAGCGGCACGGCTACCGCGGGCGGCGACGTGCAGCAGATGCTCTACGGCTGGGCGCAGCATGCCCTGGCCGAAGGCCACCCGAACGCGCAGACTGACCCGGACGTCCGCCGGACCGAGGCGCTGCTCGGCGCGATGATGGTCTGCGCCGTCCTGAACATCGACGCCCTGGAAGTGACAAGCGACCGCCTGGTCGCGCACTGGGGCGGGAAGCCGAAAAAGCTGGGCAACGCGATGAAGCGCGCCCAGGAAAGTGCCGAAGCGATCTTGAAGGTGCTGCGGCCCGACCTCGTCAGTTCGGAGTTGCCGGCGTCACCGGAGGCTGCTCAGCCAGGCCCGTCTTGCTCACCTTCCACTGTCCCGCCCCGTCATCCCACACCGCTGCCGTTACCACCTGCCGCGGCATTCCATACGACGCCGGCAGGTAGTCACTCATGGCCCCGGCCCTGA
- a CDS encoding UvrD-helicase domain-containing protein, with product MTHVQSSIFDDLSTTVTASGKVVLSRKNEPSPYQQAILDHLRVPGPNLIVRATAGSGKTSLLEMIAKQLIDTEVVRPGGARALFLAFNKHTAKTLEERLPAQVSVQTLNSLGYEILKENVPTAEFDPKKYEKLVAEAVENRGYARKEARLMRQALAASVEISMQHLILLGCPQDMWQEIMDEFDVDVRIAPDDLYALTQEVITRGMDVVLAGQVSFLDQTYAAFFYEWTLQTPYDFILIDEAQDLSRAQAGIVLGASGLHTRIVAVGDAAQALYFFGGANPQSLTELRESLEAVELPLSVTYRCPKKHVALASAFTDAIEAAPGAPDGVLGEVDGTTFVNRVQPSDLVLCRVNAPLVKWAYRLIRSGRRAHVRGKDVSGALVKLARNIAVWDGQALHPEKLKEPITLEAGAFFAAQKSLFEHELKALEARQRKQERVEELEVDALRDRYNSLHLIYREKQPETLDDLIKVIRELFREDKSAVTLSSIHRAKGLEADTVYILEPDLLPHPAAKSPTAQTAERAVQFVAFTRARSKLFFVDAEHCPIPEHLRD from the coding sequence ATGACCCACGTCCAGTCCAGCATCTTCGACGACCTCAGCACCACCGTCACCGCGTCCGGCAAGGTCGTCCTCAGCCGGAAGAACGAGCCGAGTCCGTACCAGCAGGCGATCCTCGACCACCTGCGTGTGCCTGGACCGAACCTGATCGTGCGCGCCACCGCCGGCAGCGGCAAGACGTCCCTGCTGGAGATGATCGCCAAGCAGCTGATCGACACTGAGGTGGTCCGGCCCGGCGGCGCGCGCGCTCTGTTCCTCGCGTTCAACAAGCACACGGCCAAGACGCTCGAGGAGCGCCTCCCCGCCCAGGTGAGCGTGCAGACTCTCAACTCGCTCGGGTACGAGATTCTCAAGGAAAACGTCCCCACTGCGGAGTTCGACCCGAAGAAATACGAGAAGCTTGTGGCTGAAGCGGTCGAGAACCGAGGGTACGCCAGGAAGGAAGCGCGGCTGATGCGCCAGGCGCTGGCCGCCAGCGTCGAGATCAGCATGCAGCACCTGATCCTGCTGGGCTGCCCGCAGGACATGTGGCAGGAGATCATGGACGAGTTCGACGTGGACGTCCGCATCGCACCGGACGACCTGTACGCGCTGACCCAGGAGGTGATCACCCGGGGCATGGACGTGGTCCTGGCCGGGCAGGTGTCGTTCCTGGACCAGACCTACGCGGCGTTCTTCTACGAGTGGACGCTCCAGACGCCGTACGACTTCATCCTGATCGACGAGGCGCAGGACCTCTCCCGCGCGCAGGCCGGCATCGTCCTGGGAGCGTCCGGGCTGCACACGCGCATCGTGGCTGTCGGTGACGCTGCGCAGGCCCTCTACTTCTTCGGAGGAGCCAATCCGCAGTCCTTGACGGAGTTGCGCGAGTCCCTCGAAGCGGTGGAGTTGCCGCTGTCGGTCACGTACCGCTGCCCGAAAAAGCATGTGGCCCTGGCCAGCGCCTTCACCGACGCCATCGAGGCCGCCCCAGGCGCCCCTGATGGGGTGCTCGGCGAGGTCGACGGGACCACGTTCGTCAACCGGGTGCAGCCCAGCGACCTGGTGCTGTGCCGCGTCAACGCGCCGCTGGTGAAATGGGCCTACCGCCTGATCCGCTCGGGTCGGCGCGCGCACGTGCGCGGCAAGGACGTCTCCGGCGCCCTCGTCAAGCTGGCGCGCAACATCGCCGTGTGGGACGGGCAGGCCCTGCACCCGGAGAAGCTCAAGGAGCCCATCACCCTGGAAGCCGGAGCGTTCTTCGCTGCGCAGAAGAGCCTGTTCGAGCATGAACTCAAGGCCCTGGAGGCGCGGCAGCGCAAGCAGGAACGCGTGGAGGAGCTGGAGGTCGACGCGCTCCGGGACCGGTACAACTCCCTGCACCTGATCTACAGGGAAAAGCAGCCGGAGACCCTCGACGACCTGATCAAGGTCATCCGCGAACTGTTCCGTGAGGACAAGAGCGCCGTCACGCTCAGCTCGATCCACCGCGCCAAAGGCCTGGAGGCCGACACGGTCTACATCCTGGAACCTGACCTGCTCCCCCATCCGGCCGCGAAGTCCCCCACCGCGCAGACCGCTGAGCGCGCCGTGCAGTTCGTTGCGTTCACCCGCGCGCGGTCAAAACTGTTCTTTGTAGACGCCGAGCACTGCCCCATTCCCGAACACCTTCGCGACTGA
- a CDS encoding HAMP domain-containing protein: MTQTIHPTTTLHDGVPAAIAPRKHGSVRPTLLALALLPALVTGILLTTYNSTTQPEAQRRLILDGAAYSGKSFSGRVDDLMENIGQSLENAEVLSTLQVRTEELVTNNDTRTLALTDAVITDTLGNIKVAHNKDYELGLAATEANVGARWVKENPELAKLVTHTAQKAQTTDNQATAHFVRDGIPLLISAVPFTTHVGTTVFVIDERTINNYTRAGVRNNIALTALILALTSVLGVLAANRLSRRIRNISLQARRISQAHTVEELKVPIVPSGNDELTTLEEDLDLLRETTVIMVEQAEEESGALT; this comes from the coding sequence ATGACGCAGACCATCCACCCGACCACCACGTTGCACGACGGCGTTCCCGCCGCCATCGCCCCCCGCAAGCACGGCAGTGTCCGCCCCACCCTGCTCGCGCTGGCCCTCCTCCCGGCGCTGGTGACCGGGATCCTGCTGACCACGTACAACTCCACGACGCAGCCCGAGGCGCAGCGCCGGCTGATTCTCGACGGCGCCGCCTACTCCGGGAAGAGCTTCAGCGGTCGCGTTGACGACCTGATGGAGAACATCGGGCAGAGCCTCGAGAACGCCGAGGTGCTGTCCACCCTGCAGGTGCGCACGGAAGAGCTGGTCACGAACAACGACACCCGCACGCTCGCGCTCACCGACGCGGTCATCACGGACACTCTGGGCAACATCAAAGTCGCCCACAACAAGGATTACGAACTTGGTCTCGCGGCGACCGAAGCGAACGTCGGTGCGCGCTGGGTGAAGGAAAACCCCGAGCTTGCCAAGCTGGTGACGCACACTGCGCAGAAGGCGCAGACGACGGACAATCAGGCCACCGCCCACTTCGTCCGCGACGGCATCCCGCTGCTGATCAGCGCCGTGCCGTTCACCACCCACGTCGGCACCACCGTGTTCGTGATCGACGAGCGCACCATCAACAACTACACCCGCGCGGGCGTGCGCAACAACATCGCCCTGACCGCGCTGATCCTCGCGCTCACCAGCGTCCTCGGCGTGCTCGCCGCCAACCGCCTGTCCCGGCGCATCCGGAACATCTCCCTGCAGGCCCGGCGCATCTCGCAGGCCCACACCGTCGAAGAGCTCAAGGTGCCGATCGTCCCGAGCGGCAATGACGAGCTGACCACGCTCGAAGAGGACCTCGACCTGCTGCGCGAAACCACCGTCATCATGGTGGAGCAGGCGGAGGAGGAATCGGGCGCCCTCACCTGA
- a CDS encoding DUF2726 domain-containing protein, whose translation MRVRTSGAGGYAQRAVLNVGEQSARQALVAALPNGYHVLPCVRVLDFVDVPAAMKPRLMGHVDLLVVDRRFTPVVVVEVDGPFHHTPQQRRRDAAKDHALRMAGIPVVRVAARGRQTGQDLYRQVQPHL comes from the coding sequence ATGCGGGTTCGAACGTCCGGGGCCGGCGGGTACGCGCAGCGCGCCGTGCTCAACGTCGGGGAGCAGAGCGCCCGGCAGGCCCTGGTCGCCGCCCTGCCAAACGGGTATCACGTGCTGCCGTGCGTGCGGGTTCTGGACTTCGTGGACGTGCCAGCGGCCATGAAACCGCGCCTGATGGGCCACGTGGACCTGCTGGTGGTGGACCGCCGGTTCACTCCAGTGGTGGTCGTGGAAGTCGACGGGCCGTTTCATCACACGCCCCAGCAGCGGCGGCGTGACGCGGCGAAGGACCACGCCCTGCGAATGGCCGGTATTCCCGTGGTGCGTGTCGCCGCCCGGGGCCGGCAGACCGGGCAGGACCTCTACCGGCAGGTTCAGCCGCACCTCTGA
- a CDS encoding PRTRC system protein E: MLTEHAPETVLPFPADTRQEAVLDDVKLLWNMVVALNNSGAANGKDLYTAARELFATHNAAVNPGQVDEARKLQAALRTLLGQPLGDTTPEAAEESFHSLFASAVPAEPPAADPVELDQDTPVPPADAQDTGSGDDGGDGGDDNSGDDSDEDPADDASGDPDDSSATPSAPDAQAAATPAANVTPIPRTVLWDAQALGSGLLSGLARTLRPGDALQLVVVRTGEGELTVNLIPRKLDGEPDSVNTDLTVRGTPAELDLGLLEAVPTYQEVRKTVRELAADLLEQTQRKAQEAKANAAKPVKAAAKPAPSPEGTLKIDVTNPGLDRTAVRAAITGKGVSHAGKLVELSEKKLAPGTYTVEISADDHDIATAAATVKVGKTEVVKVTLKPRAANPLF; the protein is encoded by the coding sequence ATGCTGACCGAACACGCGCCCGAAACCGTCCTGCCGTTCCCCGCCGACACCCGCCAGGAGGCTGTGCTTGATGACGTCAAGCTGCTCTGGAACATGGTGGTCGCCCTGAACAACTCCGGCGCCGCCAACGGCAAGGACCTCTACACCGCAGCGCGGGAGCTGTTCGCCACGCACAATGCCGCCGTAAACCCGGGGCAGGTCGACGAAGCCCGGAAGCTCCAGGCGGCCCTGCGGACGCTGCTCGGCCAGCCGCTCGGCGACACCACGCCCGAGGCCGCGGAGGAGAGCTTCCACAGCCTCTTTGCCTCCGCCGTCCCGGCCGAACCCCCGGCGGCCGACCCGGTCGAACTGGACCAGGACACCCCGGTCCCGCCGGCCGACGCGCAAGACACCGGCAGTGGAGACGATGGGGGAGACGGAGGGGACGACAACAGCGGGGACGACAGCGACGAAGACCCTGCGGACGACGCGTCCGGGGATCCGGACGACAGCAGCGCCACCCCGTCCGCGCCTGATGCCCAGGCGGCCGCGACGCCCGCCGCCAACGTCACGCCCATCCCGCGCACCGTGCTGTGGGATGCCCAGGCGCTCGGGAGTGGCCTGCTGAGCGGCCTGGCCCGCACCCTGCGCCCGGGCGACGCGCTGCAGCTGGTGGTCGTGCGCACCGGTGAAGGCGAACTGACCGTGAACCTGATCCCCCGCAAGCTCGACGGCGAACCGGACAGCGTCAACACGGACCTGACCGTCAGGGGCACCCCCGCGGAACTCGACCTGGGCCTGCTCGAAGCGGTGCCGACCTACCAGGAAGTGCGCAAGACCGTCCGCGAGCTCGCCGCTGACCTGCTCGAACAGACCCAGCGCAAGGCCCAGGAAGCCAAGGCCAACGCCGCGAAGCCCGTCAAAGCCGCTGCCAAACCTGCACCCTCGCCCGAAGGCACCTTGAAGATCGACGTGACCAACCCCGGTCTCGACCGCACGGCCGTCCGGGCCGCCATCACCGGCAAGGGCGTGTCGCACGCTGGCAAGCTCGTCGAACTCTCCGAGAAGAAACTCGCGCCCGGGACATACACCGTCGAGATCAGCGCCGATGACCACGACATCGCCACGGCCGCCGCCACGGTCAAGGTCGGGAAGACCGAAGTGGTGAAGGTGACCCTCAAGCCCCGCGCCGCGAATCCCCTGTTCTGA
- a CDS encoding PRTRC system protein C codes for MIVTPTERVLKYKGSTLTDLNPSASVSDVLKMHAATRPELLNAQVEGPTLEDGRNVYTVNPKATYKG; via the coding sequence ATGATCGTCACCCCCACCGAACGCGTCCTGAAGTACAAAGGCTCCACCCTCACCGACCTGAACCCCAGCGCCAGCGTCAGCGACGTCCTGAAAATGCACGCCGCCACCCGCCCCGAACTGCTCAACGCGCAGGTCGAAGGCCCCACCCTGGAGGACGGCAGGAATGTCTACACGGTCAATCCCAAAGCCACGTACAAGGGCTAA
- a CDS encoding PRTRC system protein B yields the protein MNFSLAPQPDALVLQAALLVYRNTSSQVLMRGLFEERDGQVVIAEMEPVTENLRKMLLAEDKRRPLSYVPPGVVGITSDSCGWFVPAQKRVMLFKGATDASLAAISGQEFPQPPLVMVTWSRGMSIYALRDNERPTLDTPLMQAPYFNIFDDGGVCLGSTKVPANGSVANTTGWEAAFYSSHFTHRSGTAARWTPQFTHLELWQAAAAKGAFDPEWLVPANKTLGEVLCTG from the coding sequence ATGAATTTCTCGCTCGCTCCCCAACCCGACGCACTGGTCCTTCAGGCCGCGCTGCTGGTCTACCGCAACACCTCGTCTCAGGTCCTCATGCGCGGTCTGTTCGAGGAACGTGACGGACAGGTGGTGATTGCCGAGATGGAACCCGTCACGGAGAACCTCCGCAAGATGCTGCTCGCCGAGGACAAGCGCCGGCCGTTGAGTTACGTCCCGCCCGGAGTGGTGGGCATCACGAGTGACAGCTGCGGATGGTTCGTCCCGGCCCAGAAACGCGTGATGCTGTTCAAGGGCGCCACTGACGCCAGCCTCGCCGCGATCAGCGGTCAGGAGTTCCCGCAGCCGCCCCTGGTCATGGTGACCTGGAGCCGCGGGATGAGCATCTACGCGCTGCGCGACAACGAGCGGCCAACGCTGGACACGCCGCTGATGCAGGCGCCTTACTTCAACATCTTCGACGACGGCGGGGTGTGTCTGGGCAGCACGAAAGTGCCCGCCAACGGCAGCGTCGCCAACACCACCGGCTGGGAGGCGGCGTTTTACAGCAGTCATTTCACGCACCGGTCCGGCACCGCGGCGCGGTGGACGCCGCAGTTCACCCACCTGGAACTGTGGCAGGCTGCCGCCGCGAAAGGCGCGTTCGATCCGGAGTGGCTGGTGCCCGCCAACAAGACCCTGGGAGAAGTCCTGTGCACCGGTTAA
- a CDS encoding PRTRC system ThiF family protein: MHRLSAKLRNNTAPLKVAVVGVGGTGSEVLSALINVHLGLRALGKPGLEVHAFDPDTVSEANLVRQRYYPQDIGLPKAKVLIHRINLSMGGAMGVKWVGQPFRFDSECARYPWDIVLSCVDSRKERRKLHGYASQKRFTKWALWGDFGNDSDRGQVLFGEPGRSKYALPWATQLHPDLIDLSLPDDDTPSCSTIEAIERQGLLINKTVATLGVQLLWEALKTGKMAHHGYYFNYSRGSFQGVPIPPECVNVKAPQERAAKAGPARAAARRAAPAQRPVPGAARP, from the coding sequence GTGCACCGGTTAAGCGCCAAGCTCCGCAACAACACTGCGCCGCTGAAAGTGGCGGTCGTCGGCGTCGGCGGGACCGGCTCGGAAGTGCTCAGCGCCCTGATCAACGTGCACCTGGGCCTGCGCGCGCTGGGCAAACCCGGCTTGGAAGTCCATGCCTTCGACCCGGACACCGTCAGCGAAGCGAACCTGGTCCGCCAGCGCTACTACCCTCAGGACATCGGCCTGCCCAAGGCGAAGGTGCTGATTCACCGCATCAACCTCTCGATGGGCGGGGCCATGGGCGTGAAATGGGTCGGGCAGCCCTTCCGGTTCGATTCGGAGTGCGCGCGTTATCCCTGGGACATCGTGCTCAGCTGCGTCGACAGCCGTAAGGAGCGCCGGAAGCTCCACGGCTACGCCTCCCAGAAGCGATTCACGAAGTGGGCCTTGTGGGGCGATTTCGGCAACGACTCGGACCGCGGTCAGGTGCTGTTCGGTGAACCGGGGCGGTCGAAATACGCGCTGCCGTGGGCCACGCAGCTGCACCCGGATCTGATTGACCTCAGCCTGCCGGACGATGACACGCCCAGCTGCTCGACGATCGAGGCCATCGAACGCCAGGGACTGCTGATCAACAAGACCGTGGCGACCCTCGGCGTGCAGCTGCTGTGGGAGGCCCTGAAGACCGGGAAGATGGCGCACCACGGGTACTACTTCAACTACTCGCGCGGGTCGTTCCAGGGTGTCCCGATTCCCCCGGAGTGCGTGAACGTCAAGGCTCCGCAGGAGCGCGCCGCCAAGGCCGGACCGGCCCGCGCCGCTGCCCGGCGTGCGGCGCCGGCCCAGCGTCCGGTGCCGGGCGCCGCGCGCCCCTGA